The following proteins come from a genomic window of Pyxidicoccus sp. MSG2:
- a CDS encoding ATP-binding protein, giving the protein MTVPADLATAPPAPDTPEISVRMFRALLLHYERTYGRERLQRVWRREGLPLSLEYVETLTNFVSLDFTERLFDVLDRDSGDPDFITKAGRRIASPEAVGFLFYMMRAVATPRSVYERALELDHTYNRVGGFRILQMADSWVKVQYSSRIRESNRNLCRTRQANLAAFPTVWNLPLADVKELQCQVEGAPCCEYECHWQNLPPLAWRFAAGGLVGMLGGLACGALDLAPPVFAVTALGMAGVAVGTWLDTRGALLRKDALLSEQHQGLRTSLEDLQRRNEEIFRANVALEDRVAERTQALSEANAKLELSLSRQQELDRLKSEFFDNVSHELRTPLTLILLTLESLEKRAEGLPAVVEQHVSTMERSAQRLLRLINNLLDLAQLESGKARLRYQPLELHGFLSSVLPPFFTMAERQGVWLKLEGQVLTPVQVDHERIDIVFQNLLSNALKFTQKGGVTVRVSEDATDVHVEVEDTGQGISQQDCAVIFDRFAQADNSGTRRFGGTGIGLALVKETLELHSGGITVKSELGKGSTFHVRLPKGSAHIREDLRERRRADAIVPVRRDRRTSGAFPALETGGPAGTVSSSAPARDHAGPRPDAHRVLVVEDDAEIRRFVTGLLSQHYQVLEAVNGEEGRQRALTERPHLIVSDVMMPVLSGLQMLVALRADSRTVDIPIILLTARQEVSAKVEALGTGANDYLGKPFSPRELLARIETQLRLREAAVRAAENERLAAIGLLTSGFAHEVRNPLNGLMNALQPLKDMMAGGPAEADLGKAMLEVVEECGQRIRHLAESLLSFTRTSDTPVALSLDASLESTLSVLAWKVPSGVTVERAYQCTEMLLGDPGTLNQVWLNLLDNALKAVGEHGRVKVATVCRGDEAVVTISDDGVGIRKEDMERLFQPFFSTRAAGEGTGLGLALSRRIILRHGGHITLTSALGEGTQVEVRLPLRPPAVAPSGHSEPAPEPRVGRLG; this is encoded by the coding sequence TTGACCGTCCCCGCGGACCTGGCGACCGCACCGCCGGCCCCCGACACGCCCGAGATCAGCGTCAGGATGTTTCGCGCCCTGCTGCTGCACTACGAGCGCACGTACGGGCGCGAGCGGCTGCAGCGCGTCTGGCGCCGCGAGGGACTGCCGCTGTCGCTGGAGTACGTGGAGACGCTCACCAACTTCGTCTCGCTGGACTTCACCGAGCGCCTCTTCGACGTGTTGGACAGGGACTCGGGGGACCCGGACTTCATCACCAAGGCGGGCCGCCGCATCGCCAGCCCGGAGGCGGTGGGCTTCCTCTTCTACATGATGCGGGCGGTGGCCACCCCGCGCAGCGTCTACGAGCGCGCGCTGGAGCTGGACCACACCTACAACCGCGTGGGCGGCTTCCGCATCCTGCAGATGGCCGACTCGTGGGTGAAGGTGCAGTACTCCAGCCGCATCCGCGAGAGCAATCGCAACCTCTGCCGCACGCGCCAGGCCAACCTCGCCGCGTTCCCCACCGTCTGGAACCTGCCCCTCGCGGACGTGAAGGAGCTCCAGTGCCAGGTAGAGGGGGCACCCTGCTGCGAGTACGAGTGCCATTGGCAGAACCTGCCGCCCCTGGCCTGGCGCTTCGCCGCGGGCGGCCTGGTGGGGATGCTGGGCGGCCTGGCCTGCGGTGCGCTGGACTTGGCGCCGCCCGTGTTCGCCGTCACCGCCCTGGGCATGGCGGGCGTCGCCGTGGGGACGTGGCTGGACACGCGCGGGGCCCTGCTGCGCAAGGACGCGCTGCTGTCCGAGCAGCACCAGGGCCTGCGCACCTCGCTGGAGGACTTGCAGCGGCGCAACGAGGAGATCTTCCGCGCCAACGTGGCACTGGAAGACCGCGTCGCCGAGCGCACCCAGGCGCTGTCCGAGGCCAACGCCAAGCTGGAGCTGTCGCTCTCCCGGCAGCAGGAGCTGGACCGGCTCAAGAGCGAGTTCTTCGACAACGTGAGCCATGAGCTGCGCACGCCGCTCACCCTCATCCTGCTGACGCTGGAGTCGCTGGAGAAGCGCGCGGAGGGGCTGCCGGCGGTGGTGGAGCAGCACGTGTCCACCATGGAGCGCAGCGCCCAGCGCCTGTTGCGGCTCATCAACAACCTGCTCGACCTGGCGCAGCTGGAGTCCGGCAAGGCGCGGCTGCGCTACCAGCCGTTGGAGCTGCACGGCTTCTTGAGCTCGGTGCTGCCGCCCTTCTTCACCATGGCGGAGCGGCAGGGCGTGTGGCTGAAGCTGGAGGGCCAGGTGCTGACGCCCGTCCAGGTGGACCACGAGCGCATCGACATCGTCTTCCAGAACCTGCTGTCCAACGCGCTCAAGTTCACCCAGAAGGGCGGGGTGACGGTGCGCGTGAGCGAGGACGCGACGGACGTGCACGTCGAGGTGGAGGACACCGGCCAGGGCATCTCCCAGCAGGACTGCGCCGTCATCTTCGACCGCTTCGCCCAGGCGGACAACAGCGGCACCCGGCGCTTCGGCGGCACCGGCATTGGCCTGGCGCTGGTGAAGGAGACGCTGGAGCTGCACTCGGGCGGAATCACGGTGAAGAGCGAGCTGGGCAAGGGCTCCACCTTCCACGTCCGGCTGCCCAAGGGCTCCGCCCACATCCGCGAGGACTTGCGCGAGCGGCGCCGGGCGGACGCCATCGTTCCGGTGCGTCGGGACCGTCGCACCTCCGGGGCCTTCCCCGCGCTGGAGACGGGTGGCCCGGCCGGCACCGTCTCCTCGTCCGCGCCCGCGAGGGACCACGCGGGCCCCAGGCCCGATGCGCACCGCGTGCTGGTGGTGGAGGACGACGCCGAAATCCGCAGGTTCGTCACCGGCCTGCTGTCCCAGCACTACCAGGTGCTGGAGGCCGTCAACGGCGAGGAGGGACGGCAGCGCGCGCTGACGGAGCGGCCGCACCTCATCGTGTCCGACGTGATGATGCCCGTGCTCTCCGGCCTGCAGATGCTGGTGGCGCTGCGCGCCGACTCGCGCACGGTGGACATCCCCATCATCCTCCTCACCGCGCGGCAGGAGGTGTCCGCGAAGGTGGAGGCCCTGGGCACCGGCGCCAACGACTACCTGGGCAAGCCCTTCAGCCCGCGCGAATTGCTGGCCCGCATCGAAACCCAGTTGCGCCTGCGCGAGGCGGCGGTGCGCGCGGCGGAGAACGAGCGGCTGGCGGCCATCGGTCTGCTCACCTCCGGCTTCGCGCACGAGGTGCGCAACCCGCTCAACGGGCTGATGAACGCGCTGCAGCCGCTCAAGGACATGATGGCCGGCGGGCCCGCGGAAGCGGACCTGGGCAAGGCCATGCTGGAGGTGGTGGAGGAGTGCGGCCAGCGCATCCGCCACCTGGCCGAGTCCCTGCTCTCCTTCACCCGCACCAGCGACACGCCGGTGGCGCTGTCCCTGGACGCGTCGCTGGAGTCCACGCTGAGCGTCCTGGCGTGGAAGGTGCCCTCCGGCGTGACGGTGGAGCGCGCCTACCAGTGCACGGAGATGCTGCTGGGAGACCCGGGCACCCTCAACCAGGTGTGGCTCAACCTGCTCGACAACGCCCTCAAGGCCGTGGGCGAGCACGGGCGCGTGAAGGTGGCCACGGTGTGCCGCGGCGACGAGGCGGTGGTCACCATCAGCGACGACGGGGTGGGCATCCGCAAGGAGGACATGGAGCGCCTCTTCCAGCCCTTCTTCTCCACCCGCGCGGCGGGGGAGGGCACGGGCCTGGGCCTGGCGCTCAGCCGCCGCATCATCCTGCGTCATGGCGGGCACATCACCCTCACCAGCGCGCTCGGCGAGGGCACCCAGGTGGAGGTCCGCCTGCCACTGCGTCCCCCGGCCGTCGCTCCGAGCGGGCACTCCGAGCCCGCCCCGGAGCCTCGCGTCGGACGCCTGGGCTGA
- a CDS encoding methyltransferase domain-containing protein, with protein MSYLMQSDEEVRRLRAQASANSYADRLRLTGLSPGQVALDAGCGPGIITAEMLDVVGPSGRVVAMEPLAAHFEAARALLSGRPNVEVLQGALPDTKLPSSHFDYVWCQYVFEYLHEPMPALEELVRVAKPGGRVVVADIDGVGLWNWPYPEDLEQESQKLLLALREARFDLHAGRKMFHLFRKAGLADLRVHVSPFYVAAGPVDARLHEDWVIRFRTLRPLAERFFGGAQPYDTFCQRFLALLDDPDTLKYAMVLTTEGVKR; from the coding sequence ATGAGCTACCTCATGCAGTCGGACGAGGAGGTGCGGCGCCTGAGGGCCCAGGCGAGCGCCAACTCCTATGCGGACCGGCTGCGGCTGACGGGACTTTCGCCGGGGCAGGTGGCGCTCGACGCCGGTTGCGGCCCGGGCATCATCACCGCGGAGATGCTGGACGTGGTGGGCCCTTCCGGCCGGGTGGTGGCCATGGAGCCGCTCGCCGCGCACTTCGAGGCGGCGCGCGCGCTGCTCTCCGGGCGGCCCAACGTGGAGGTGCTCCAGGGCGCGCTGCCGGACACGAAGCTGCCTTCCAGCCACTTCGACTACGTCTGGTGTCAGTACGTCTTCGAGTACCTGCACGAGCCGATGCCCGCGCTGGAGGAGCTGGTGCGGGTGGCGAAGCCCGGCGGCCGGGTGGTGGTGGCCGACATCGACGGGGTGGGGCTGTGGAACTGGCCTTACCCGGAAGACCTGGAACAGGAGAGCCAGAAGCTGCTCCTGGCCCTGCGCGAGGCGCGCTTCGACCTGCACGCCGGGCGGAAGATGTTCCACCTCTTCCGCAAGGCGGGGCTGGCGGACCTGCGCGTGCATGTCTCCCCCTTCTACGTGGCGGCGGGCCCGGTGGACGCGCGGCTGCACGAGGACTGGGTCATCCGCTTCCGCACCCTGCGCCCGCTGGCGGAGCGGTTCTTCGGGGGCGCGCAGCCCTATGACACCTTCTGCCAGCGCTTCCTTGCCCTCCTGGACGACCCCGACACCCTCAAGTATGCGATGGTGTTGACCACGGAAGGAGTGAAGCGTTGA